The following is a genomic window from Streptosporangiales bacterium.
AGGCGTCGACGTGCTCATCGTGGACGACCAGGCGCCGTTCCGCTCGGTGGCGCGCACGCTCGTGTCGCTGCTGCCCGGATGGCGGGTCGTGGGTGAGGCGGAGTCCGGCGAAGAGGCCCTCGCCCAGGCCGACGCCGCGCACCCCGGCGTCGTGCTCATGGACATCAACCTCCCCGGCATCAACGGGATCGAGGCCACCAGGAGGATCCTCGCCCGTGCCCCCGACACCACGGTCGTGCTGCTGTCGACGTACGCCGCCGAGGACCTGCCGCCCGACGCCCGTACCTGCGG
Proteins encoded in this region:
- a CDS encoding response regulator, with product MADPGVDVLIVDDQAPFRSVARTLVSLLPGWRVVGEAESGEEALAQADAAHPGVVLMDINLPGINGIEATRRILARAPDTTVVLLSTYAAEDLPPDARTCGARAYVRKDDLTPRLLRELR